From the genome of Deltaproteobacteria bacterium:
GGGTAATATCACCACCATAACACTTAGCCGTGACATTTTTTCGATAAGCTTTTACTGTTGTTCGAGCAATTACCCTGGTACCGATAGCCGCCTGTATTGCTACTTCATATTGTTGACGTGGTATCAGTTCTTTAAGCCTACTAGATAACTGTTGTCCACGCATAAATGCTCTATCGCGATGTGCAATGATTGAAAGCGCATCAACTATTTCGCCATTAACTAAAATATCTAATTTAATAAGATCTGCAGTTTGATAACCTGCTAATTCGTAATCCCATGAGGCATAACCCCGCGAAACACTTTTAAGTCGGTCGTAAAAATCGAAAACGACTTCAGATAATGGTAATTCATAGCGTAACATTACTCGGTCATGCCCAACGTAGTTTAAATCTTTTTGGCGACCACGACGCTCTTCACATAACTTCATAATTGCGCCAACGAATTCTTGCGGTATGTGAATTTGTGCAGAAATTAGTGGTTCTTCGATATGGTCAATAGATTGAACTGCCGGCAATTTCGCAGGATTATCTAAAGCCAACACTTCACCATCTTGCGTATAAACCTGATAAACTACGGTTGGGGCTGTGGTAATTAAATCAATATTATATTCACGCTCTAGCCGTTCTTGAACTATCTCCATATGCAAAAGCCCTAAGAATCCACAACGAAAACCAAATCCTAATGCTTGCGAAGTCTCGGGCTCAAAATGAAATGAAGCGTCATTTAGCTGCAATTTTTCTAAAGCTTCTTTAAGCTCACTGTAATCTTTTGGGTCTACTGGAAAAATACCAGAAAATACCATTGGCTTGGCTTCTTTAAATCCCGCTAATGGTTCACGGCATGGCTTATCTGGATCAGTAATAGTATCACCAATTTGGGTTTGGTGAATTTCTTTAATATTAGCAATTACAAAACCAACTTCACCAGGCCCCAATTCATCGAGTTTTTCAGCAAATGGCGTAAATGCACCGACCTCTTGTACTTCGAATATTCCCCCCATACGCATTAGTTTAATACGACCACCTTTTTTAATTACACCATCATGCACACGGCAAAGCATCACAATACCGCGATAAGAATCATACCAAGAATCAAACAATAAAGCCTTAAGTGGATTATCACGTTCACCTTGCGGTGGTGGAATATAACGCACTACCGCTTCAAGAGCTTCTGACACACCCTGACCAGTTTTACCTGATGTAGCTATAGCAATACTGCTATCAAGACCTAATATCTCTTCTATTTCTTCTTTGGCGCGCTGAACATCCGCGCTAGCTAAATCGATTTTATTAATTACTGGTATTATTTCAAGATTGCTATCAATAGCCAAATAGGCATTAGCAAGAGTCTGTGCTTCTACG
Proteins encoded in this window:
- the lepA gene encoding elongation factor 4 — encoded protein: MTLSKIRNFSIIAHIDHGKSTFADRVLDVCGAVNDRNRQDQLLDKMELERERGITIKAQAVRLKFKSQDGNEYLFNLIDTPGHVDFTYEVSRSLSACDGAILIVDATQGVEAQTLANAYLAIDSNLEIIPVINKIDLASADVQRAKEEIEEILGLDSSIAIATSGKTGQGVSEALEAVVRYIPPPQGERDNPLKALLFDSWYDSYRGIVMLCRVHDGVIKKGGRIKLMRMGGIFEVQEVGAFTPFAEKLDELGPGEVGFVIANIKEIHQTQIGDTITDPDKPCREPLAGFKEAKPMVFSGIFPVDPKDYSELKEALEKLQLNDASFHFEPETSQALGFGFRCGFLGLLHMEIVQERLEREYNIDLITTAPTVVYQVYTQDGEVLALDNPAKLPAVQSIDHIEEPLISAQIHIPQEFVGAIMKLCEERRGRQKDLNYVGHDRVMLRYELPLSEVVFDFYDRLKSVSRGYASWDYELAGYQTADLIKLDILVNGEIVDALSIIAHRDRAFMRGQQLSSRLKELIPRQQYEVAIQAAIGTRVIARTTVKAYRKNVTAKCYGGDITRKRKLLEKQKEGKKRMKAIGSVEIPQEAFLAVLKME